The region CCTTTTAATCTCAGGTGTTTATGATGGCCCATTGACAGGTGGTACTCCAAAAGGAGTTGAACTATATGTGGTAAATGATATCGCAGACTTAAGTTTGTATGGTATTGGTAGTGCTAACAATGGTGGTGGTACAGATGGAGAAGAATTTACTTTTCCAGCAGACGCTGCAACAGCAGGTGATTATATTTATATTACTAACAATTCTACTGAGTTTGCTAACTTTTTTGGATTTGCAGCTAATTATACCGATGGTTCTATGGGAATTAATGGTGATGACGCTGTTGAATTATTTTTTAATGGATCTGTAACTGATACTTTTGGTGATATTAACACAGATGGATCTGGTCAACCTTGGGATTATCTTGATGGTTGGGCTTATAGAGTTGACGGAACTGGACCTGATGGCGTAACTTTTGTATTAGCAAATTGGTCTTTTAGCGGTATTAATGTATTTGACGGACAAACATCAAATGCTACAAGTCCTAATCCATTACCAATTGGAACATATTCTCCAACTGCTTCAACAACTCCAACGATATCTATAACTGGATCTGTTTCAAGTTTAGATTATTTTGAGAATAATGGACCATCAGCAGAACAATCTTTTAATGTTTCTGGTTTGAATTTAACACAAGATATTACGGTTACAGCTCCAGCAAATTTTGAAGTTGCAGATGCAGCTGTTGGACCTTATGGACCTTCAACTACTGTCACACAAACAGGAGGTACAGCTAACTCAACACCTGTTTACGTTAGATTAGCTTCTGGTTTAACATCTAATACTTATACTGGAGATATAACAGCTTCATCTACAGGAGCAACTAACGAAACTTTAGCATTAACTGGAACTGTAAGTCCTGACGTACCTCAATTTAGCGTTTTTGGTACACCAGGAGCTTTAAATTATGCTGTAGGTGCTGGCCCATCTAATGAAGAGACTATCTCTGTTGAAGGGTTATTTTTAAATTCAAATATAACTGTTACAGCTCCAGCAAATTTTGAAGTATCATTAACTTCTGGATCTGGATATTCTAGTTCAGTTATTGTACCTCAAGCTGGTGGTACAGTCCCTAATACAGATGTTTTCATAAGATTGTCTGCTGGATTAGCTGTTGGACCTTATTCGGGAGATATTACAGTATCATCTCCTCCAGCTGCAGATCAAACAGTTGCAGTATCTGGAGACGTTTTTGGTGCAGCTACCAATGCATTAGTATTAGTAGGTGCTTACGATGGTCCTCTTACTGGTGGAACACCTAAAGGAATTGAATTAGTTGCTTTAGCAGATATACCAGATC is a window of Olleya sp. YS DNA encoding:
- a CDS encoding T9SS type A sorting domain-containing protein; its protein translation is MRKLYFLLLTIMITSVSLGQDLLISGVYDGPLTGGTPKGVELYVVNDIADLSLYGIGSANNGGGTDGEEFTFPADAATAGDYIYITNNSTEFANFFGFAANYTDGSMGINGDDAVELFFNGSVTDTFGDINTDGSGQPWDYLDGWAYRVDGTGPDGVTFVLANWSFSGINVFDGQTSNATSPNPLPIGTYSPTASTTPTISITGSVSSLDYFENNGPSAEQSFNVSGLNLTQDITVTAPANFEVADAAVGPYGPSTTVTQTGGTANSTPVYVRLASGLTSNTYTGDITASSTGATNETLALTGTVSPDVPQFSVFGTPGALNYAVGAGPSNEETISVEGLFLNSNITVTAPANFEVSLTSGSGYSSSVIVPQAGGTVPNTDVFIRLSAGLAVGPYSGDITVSSPPAADQTVAVSGDVFGAATNALVLVGAYDGPLTGGTPKGIELVALADIPDLSVFGISSVTNGAGSSAGTVEYNFPADAVTAGDRIFLATEGTQFANFFGFAPTYIDNVVGINGDDAIELYEGATIIDTFGDVNMDGTGQAWEYLDGWAYRVSNTGPDGTFVVANWTFSGPNALDGEADNATAATPYPIAVYTNDALSVESFNQSNFNVYPNPTNTGFVNITTTNSDDVNVTVFDILGKQVLKETLNNNTLNVSNLKSGVYILNIKQNNATVTKKLVIQ